In Deinococcus maricopensis DSM 21211, one genomic interval encodes:
- a CDS encoding UDP-glucuronic acid decarboxylase family protein translates to MNVLLTGSAGFVGSHLAEHLLHAGHTVVGVDNYLSGQRSNTEALRAHPRFHFVQADVSLGLHEAHLPPGVDALDWVLHFASPASPPHYQQHPIETLMVGAQGTQYALDLAWRQGARFLLASTSEVYGDPHVHPQPEGYWGHVNPNGVRSCYDEAKRYAEALTMAYHRARGVDTRIIRIFNTYGPRMRADDGRVVTNLIHQALRGEPLTVHGDGQQTRSFQYVTDLVDGVLRLMTVTHHDPVNLGNPDEYSILHFAELVRDLIDPRLPIHFTPAAEDDPRQRRPDIRKAEQLLGWVPRVPLADGLARTILHARHPGAPVLAHTS, encoded by the coding sequence ATGAACGTCCTGCTGACCGGCAGTGCCGGCTTCGTCGGCTCGCACCTTGCCGAGCACCTCCTGCACGCGGGGCACACGGTCGTCGGCGTTGACAACTACCTGAGCGGGCAGCGGAGCAACACCGAGGCGCTGCGTGCCCACCCGCGCTTTCATTTCGTGCAGGCGGACGTCAGCCTGGGGCTGCACGAGGCGCACCTCCCGCCGGGCGTGGACGCGCTGGACTGGGTGCTGCATTTCGCGTCGCCGGCGAGTCCGCCGCATTACCAACAACACCCCATCGAGACGCTGATGGTGGGCGCGCAGGGCACGCAGTACGCCTTGGACCTCGCGTGGCGTCAGGGCGCGCGGTTCCTGCTCGCGTCCACGTCGGAGGTGTACGGGGACCCGCACGTGCACCCGCAACCCGAGGGGTACTGGGGGCACGTGAACCCGAACGGCGTGCGCAGCTGCTACGACGAGGCGAAACGCTACGCGGAGGCGCTCACGATGGCGTACCACCGCGCGCGCGGCGTGGATACGCGCATCATCCGCATTTTCAATACGTACGGTCCGCGCATGCGCGCCGATGACGGCCGCGTGGTCACGAACCTGATTCATCAGGCGTTGCGCGGCGAGCCGCTCACCGTGCACGGCGACGGGCAGCAGACGCGCAGCTTTCAGTACGTCACGGACCTCGTTGACGGCGTGCTCCGGTTGATGACCGTGACGCATCACGATCCCGTGAACCTCGGGAATCCGGATGAGTACAGCATCCTGCACTTCGCGGAGCTGGTGCGGGACCTGATCGACCCGCGCCTGCCGATTCACTTCACGCCCGCCGCGGAGGACGACCCACGTCAGCGCCGCCCGGACATCCGCAAGGCCGAGCAGTTGCTCGGTTGGGTGCCGCGCGTGCCGCTGGCGGACGGCCTCGCGCGCACCATTCTGCACGCCCGCCACCCGGGCGCGCCTGTGCTCGCCCACACGTCCTGA
- a CDS encoding O-antigen ligase family protein, producing MNVYVRRDTLDIWLHAALFSLYLGTLSVIGTASRLGLGSVSMLGLILLTLTLTASAAWRARSVPLLGVTLLGALPFAHLAVGVLGGGSTDGSFVYLYKFSGYLLIPYLWVWACTRTDERIERTLMLIATFIAVRALATFVLPALGRDHVGLADDFIIWERVGPLARVFFPGQGLMFLGLMIALRGVFVARGQDLKREGLRAALFMGALGVTFSRGSLIFAALLATLFILVRFARQRAASSHKARLVLGALMALNAAGVAVFLTPLATPAGQFVTQFRGQERFSLDPRNLDWRAEQVRAARLLIRTDEDRAFGVGTATHIPEDVAHPIPGQVTNELHYSYASVQWTFGNVGLALLAVFGIAQPLLRAAIRRPATRLALPAALTLAYIALCGAYTITFTSTDWSFMLALCGAYLNARSSRHAPPAVPAPPRPARFPKGLLHD from the coding sequence GTGAACGTGTACGTGCGCCGCGACACCCTCGACATCTGGCTGCACGCCGCGCTGTTCAGCCTGTACCTGGGCACGCTCTCGGTCATCGGCACCGCCAGCCGCCTCGGCCTCGGCAGCGTCAGCATGCTCGGCCTGATCCTGCTCACGCTCACCCTCACCGCCAGCGCCGCCTGGCGCGCCCGCAGCGTCCCGCTGCTCGGCGTCACCCTGCTCGGCGCGCTGCCCTTCGCGCACCTCGCCGTCGGCGTGCTCGGCGGCGGCTCCACCGACGGCAGCTTCGTGTACCTGTACAAATTCAGCGGGTACCTGCTGATTCCGTACCTGTGGGTGTGGGCGTGCACCCGCACCGACGAACGCATCGAACGCACCCTGATGCTCATCGCCACGTTCATCGCCGTGCGCGCCCTCGCCACCTTCGTGCTGCCCGCCCTCGGCCGCGACCACGTGGGCCTCGCCGACGACTTCATCATCTGGGAACGTGTCGGGCCGCTCGCGCGCGTGTTCTTCCCCGGGCAGGGCCTCATGTTCCTCGGGCTGATGATCGCCCTGCGCGGCGTGTTTGTCGCGCGCGGCCAGGACCTCAAACGCGAAGGCCTGCGCGCCGCGCTGTTCATGGGCGCGCTCGGCGTCACGTTTTCCCGCGGGTCGCTGATTTTCGCGGCGCTGCTCGCTACGCTGTTCATCCTCGTCCGCTTCGCGCGGCAACGCGCGGCGAGCAGTCACAAGGCCCGCCTGGTCCTCGGCGCCCTCATGGCCCTGAACGCCGCCGGCGTTGCCGTGTTCCTCACGCCGCTCGCCACGCCCGCCGGGCAGTTCGTCACGCAGTTCCGCGGGCAGGAACGCTTCAGCCTCGACCCGCGCAACCTCGACTGGCGCGCCGAACAGGTCCGCGCCGCGCGCCTGCTGATCCGCACCGACGAGGACCGCGCGTTCGGCGTGGGCACCGCCACGCACATCCCCGAGGACGTCGCGCACCCCATTCCCGGGCAGGTCACGAACGAACTGCATTACTCGTACGCGTCCGTGCAATGGACGTTCGGGAACGTCGGCCTCGCCCTCCTCGCGGTGTTCGGCATCGCTCAGCCGCTGCTGCGCGCCGCCATCCGCCGACCCGCCACGCGCCTCGCGCTGCCCGCCGCGCTGACCCTCGCGTACATCGCGCTGTGCGGCGCGTACACCATCACGTTCACCAGCACCGACTGGAGCTTCATGCTCGCGCTGTGCGGCGCGTACCTCAACGCCCGCTCCAGCCGCCACGCCCCCCCCGCCGTGCCCGCCCCGCCCCGACCCGCCCGCTTCCCGAAAGGACTGTTGCATGACTGA
- a CDS encoding ATP-binding cassette domain-containing protein gives MTHAHIEIRGARENNLKSVNLDLPKHQITVFTGVSGSGKSSLVFDTVAAEAQRQLNETLTAFVQGFMPHYGQPDVDRIAHLNAPIIIDQKRVGGGARSTVGTYTDIAAVLRVLFSRAGQPAVGPAFHFSFNTPQGMCPECEGLGQTVQLDLDRFLDQRRSLNGGAILHPDYKVGKWMWKTYANSGFFDNDKPLEQYTDEEMHRLLYGAGGQKVTFADFNLTYLGLMERFTRKDAASMSERSRAVFEQFTRAQVCPVCHGARLKQAALACRIQDRNIAELSDLEVTALIDFLRALPDGPARRVADELTERLTHMVDIGLGYLSLGRGTATLSGGESQRLKMIRHLGNSLTDMLYILDEPSVGLHARDVARLNGLLRQLRDKGNTVLVVEHDPDVMSIADHIVDMGPGAGMHGGEVVFEGQYDALTRSDTLTGRHLRQQLPLKAEVRTPTGWMPIEHATRHNLKDVTVQVPTGVLTVVTGVAGSGKSTLINDVFVERHPDAVVIDQSRVGANSRSAPATYTGIMDDIRKAFAKASGANASLFSFNSEGSCPNCNGLGVVYTDLAFMEGVTSTCEVCEGRRYTPDVLTHTLRGRNISEVLEMTAEEALGFFTEKKIRAVLQAMNDVGLRYLKLGQPLSTLSGGEGQRLKLATELHKQGSVYVMDEPTTGLHLSDIGLFMGIIDRLVDAGNSVILIEHHLDVIRQADWIIDLGPEGGRAGGEVLYAGPPSGLLHAPRSITGQYLDVRA, from the coding sequence ATGACCCACGCCCACATCGAAATTCGCGGTGCCCGAGAAAACAACCTGAAAAGCGTCAACCTCGACCTTCCCAAACACCAGATCACCGTGTTCACGGGCGTCTCCGGCTCCGGCAAATCCTCACTCGTCTTCGACACGGTCGCCGCCGAAGCGCAACGCCAGCTGAACGAAACCCTCACGGCCTTCGTACAGGGCTTCATGCCGCACTACGGCCAGCCGGACGTCGACCGCATCGCGCACCTCAACGCGCCGATCATCATCGACCAGAAACGTGTGGGCGGCGGCGCACGCTCCACCGTCGGCACGTACACCGACATCGCCGCCGTCCTGCGCGTCCTGTTCTCCAGGGCCGGGCAGCCCGCCGTCGGCCCGGCCTTCCACTTCTCGTTCAACACCCCGCAGGGCATGTGCCCGGAATGCGAAGGCCTCGGCCAGACCGTGCAACTCGACCTCGACCGCTTCCTCGACCAGCGCCGGTCCCTGAACGGCGGCGCGATCCTCCACCCGGACTACAAGGTCGGCAAGTGGATGTGGAAGACGTACGCGAACTCCGGCTTCTTCGACAACGACAAACCCCTTGAGCAGTACACCGACGAGGAAATGCACCGCCTGCTGTACGGCGCCGGCGGGCAGAAGGTCACGTTCGCGGACTTCAACCTCACGTACCTGGGCCTGATGGAACGCTTTACGCGCAAGGACGCCGCCAGCATGTCCGAACGCAGCCGCGCCGTGTTTGAGCAGTTCACGCGCGCGCAGGTCTGCCCGGTGTGCCACGGCGCGCGCCTGAAACAGGCGGCGCTGGCGTGCCGCATTCAGGACCGGAACATCGCGGAACTGTCCGACCTGGAAGTCACCGCCCTGATCGACTTCCTGCGCGCCCTGCCGGACGGCCCGGCCCGCCGCGTCGCCGACGAACTGACGGAGCGGCTCACGCACATGGTGGACATCGGCCTCGGGTACCTGAGCCTCGGGCGCGGCACCGCGACCCTGTCCGGCGGCGAGTCGCAGCGCCTCAAAATGATCCGCCACCTCGGCAACAGCCTCACGGACATGCTGTACATCCTCGACGAGCCGAGCGTCGGCCTGCACGCCCGCGACGTCGCCCGCCTGAACGGCCTGCTGCGGCAGCTGCGCGACAAGGGCAACACCGTGCTGGTCGTGGAGCACGACCCGGACGTCATGAGCATCGCTGACCACATCGTGGACATGGGTCCCGGCGCGGGCATGCACGGCGGCGAAGTGGTCTTCGAAGGCCAGTACGACGCACTGACCCGCTCCGACACGCTCACGGGACGGCACCTCCGCCAGCAGCTGCCCCTCAAGGCGGAGGTCCGCACGCCCACCGGCTGGATGCCCATCGAGCACGCCACGCGGCACAACCTGAAGGACGTGACCGTGCAGGTCCCCACAGGCGTGCTGACGGTCGTGACCGGCGTCGCCGGGTCCGGGAAGAGCACGCTCATCAACGACGTGTTCGTGGAGCGCCACCCGGACGCCGTGGTCATCGACCAGTCCCGCGTGGGCGCGAACAGCCGCTCGGCGCCCGCCACGTACACCGGCATCATGGACGACATCCGCAAGGCCTTCGCGAAGGCGAGCGGCGCGAACGCGTCCCTGTTCAGCTTCAACTCGGAGGGCAGCTGCCCGAACTGCAACGGCCTGGGCGTGGTGTACACCGACCTGGCGTTCATGGAGGGCGTCACGTCCACCTGCGAGGTCTGCGAGGGGCGGCGGTACACGCCGGACGTGCTCACGCACACCCTGCGCGGCCGGAACATCAGCGAGGTGCTGGAAATGACCGCGGAGGAAGCCCTCGGGTTCTTTACCGAGAAGAAAATCCGGGCGGTGCTGCAGGCCATGAACGACGTGGGCCTGCGGTACCTGAAGCTGGGGCAGCCGCTCAGCACCCTGTCGGGCGGCGAGGGCCAACGCCTGAAGCTCGCCACGGAACTGCACAAGCAGGGCAGCGTGTACGTCATGGACGAGCCGACCACGGGCCTGCACCTGTCCGACATCGGGTTGTTCATGGGCATCATCGACCGGCTGGTGGACGCCGGCAACAGCGTCATCCTGATCGAGCATCACCTGGACGTCATCCGGCAGGCCGACTGGATCATCGACCTCGGCCCGGAAGGCGGCCGGGCGGGCGGTGAGGTCCTGTACGCGGGCCCGCCCAGCGGGCTGCTGCACGCGCCGCGCTCCATCACGGGGCAGTACCTGGACGTGCGCGCCTGA
- a CDS encoding exopolysaccharide biosynthesis polyprenyl glycosylphosphotransferase → MSLVPAQGQVREHVRHAHTKAQLFTRRRVMNGALLALGDVIALEVAFSAAGALRAWLFNQPMLPSWSGVLIVTWLLGAFLLKLLPSWGVGAAEELRRVTGMLALTFGVTVAAIFLLGQSADSSRVALVVGALFAWPLVLLARYGVRHVLIRARLWGVPAVVYGAHESVVQALQETPSFGYVPVGVFDDERRGAVRGVPVLGSTAQVSGDAPIAVVAMPALRHAELAPLLEGPLGSYRKVVVLPEMAEVPSLWATSVDLGGVLGLELTRNLLDPTARFLKRAFDLLLVVGSAPVWVPVCALVALLIWLEDRQDPVFRQERLGEHGRVFSTWKFRTMVPNAEAVLRQRLAEDAALRAEWEAHFKLQRDPRVTRVGRWLRVTSLDELPQLLNVLRGEMSLVGPRPLPAYHEAQLVLRARMLRSQVQPGLTGLWQVSGRSLAGNAGMERWDPYYVQNWSIWLDLVILARTARVVLTGSGAF, encoded by the coding sequence GTGAGTTTAGTTCCCGCGCAGGGTCAGGTCCGAGAGCACGTCCGTCACGCCCACACCAAAGCCCAGCTGTTCACGCGTCGGCGCGTCATGAACGGCGCGCTGCTCGCCCTGGGCGACGTGATCGCCCTGGAGGTGGCGTTCAGCGCCGCTGGCGCGCTGCGCGCCTGGCTGTTCAATCAGCCGATGTTGCCGTCGTGGAGTGGCGTGCTGATCGTCACGTGGCTGCTGGGGGCGTTCCTGCTGAAGCTGCTGCCGTCGTGGGGGGTGGGCGCCGCCGAGGAGTTGCGGCGCGTGACGGGCATGCTGGCCCTCACGTTCGGCGTGACGGTCGCGGCGATCTTCCTGCTGGGGCAGAGTGCCGACAGCAGTCGCGTGGCGCTGGTGGTGGGCGCGCTGTTCGCGTGGCCGCTGGTGCTGCTTGCCCGGTACGGGGTGCGGCACGTGCTGATTCGCGCGCGGCTGTGGGGCGTGCCGGCGGTGGTGTACGGCGCGCATGAGAGCGTCGTGCAGGCGTTGCAGGAGACGCCCAGCTTCGGGTACGTGCCGGTGGGCGTGTTCGACGATGAGCGGCGTGGCGCCGTGCGGGGCGTGCCGGTGCTCGGTTCGACCGCGCAGGTGAGCGGGGACGCGCCGATCGCGGTGGTGGCTATGCCGGCGCTACGTCACGCGGAGCTCGCGCCGTTGCTGGAGGGGCCGCTCGGGTCGTACCGGAAGGTCGTGGTGCTGCCCGAGATGGCGGAGGTGCCGTCGCTGTGGGCGACGTCCGTGGACCTGGGCGGCGTGCTGGGGCTGGAGTTGACGCGGAACCTGCTGGACCCGACGGCGCGGTTCCTGAAGCGCGCGTTCGACCTGCTGCTGGTGGTCGGTTCCGCGCCGGTGTGGGTGCCGGTGTGCGCGCTGGTGGCGCTGCTGATCTGGCTGGAGGACCGTCAGGATCCGGTGTTCCGTCAGGAGCGGCTCGGGGAGCACGGACGGGTGTTCTCGACGTGGAAGTTCCGCACGATGGTGCCGAACGCGGAGGCGGTGCTGCGGCAGCGACTCGCGGAGGACGCGGCGTTGCGCGCGGAGTGGGAGGCGCATTTCAAGCTGCAGCGGGATCCGCGGGTGACGCGGGTGGGCCGCTGGTTGCGCGTGACGAGTCTGGATGAGCTGCCGCAGTTGCTGAATGTGTTGCGTGGGGAGATGAGCCTGGTGGGGCCGCGGCCGTTGCCGGCGTACCACGAGGCGCAGTTGGTGCTGCGCGCGCGGATGCTGCGCAGTCAGGTGCAGCCGGGTCTGACGGGGTTGTGGCAGGTGTCCGGGCGGTCGCTGGCGGGGAATGCGGGCATGGAGCGGTGGGATCCGTATTACGTGCAGAACTGGTCGATCTGGTTGGATCTGGTGATTCTGGCGCGGACGGCGCGGGTGGTGCTTACGGGTTCCGGCGCGTTCTAG
- a CDS encoding right-handed parallel beta-helix repeat-containing protein yields MRKPTLTHLIALSLPLLLAACGNTTSAPTPASSTPAELSTSLQAENGTTTDVTLEPQSVVEPGATSGAIVINDANAQGGKAVALFSNGNSVRLSVPSTLSSGTYALKVQARGDQYNGAPIVALRINGTQKTTANITSTTYAPYALGNYALKPGDTIEVMFTNDIWGGTGKDRNAYVDYLDLTASSTAPAPAPTPAPTPAPTPTPTPAPVTGGVDVKTFGAKGDGVTDDANALQKALSSGQNLVFPAGTYLISRPLVLSGTNGITVSAQGATLKAASGFAGTALLHLQNTTGTTVRGFTVIGATQSGAWIDGIRVTGGSNATIDGNTIRNLGGDGITVENATRTVVNNNTVSAVAYHGVWGNKATQQTWTNNTVTGYGATSGKPGIGLLGTLGDTYVISGNTASNYGNTAMKTEGASNVTFSGNTVNGFARDGIKIMPYPEGGVTSVKNGNLENNTVRGYTGADALGSSAYQLSSVIGGSVKNNAAYGMTGDSPNGYEDGIRLQAHGSGPVSSNITVIGNKIYDQMVAIRVQGNNNTIQDNTFENSTQQAVVFNQNASGNVFTGNTFTGKVTLGVLFDLGVSGTTFQGNTFSGMLNGIYAANSGNNNNNFRNNTFGTGVQKAITFAGSGNTCTGNTGSGVATNCK; encoded by the coding sequence ATGCGTAAACCCACCCTCACCCACCTGATCGCCCTGAGCCTCCCCCTGCTGCTTGCCGCCTGCGGCAACACCACCAGCGCGCCCACGCCCGCCAGCAGCACCCCCGCGGAACTCAGCACCAGCCTTCAGGCCGAAAACGGCACCACCACCGACGTGACCCTCGAACCGCAGAGCGTCGTCGAACCGGGCGCCACCAGCGGCGCCATCGTCATCAACGACGCCAACGCCCAGGGTGGAAAAGCCGTCGCGCTGTTCAGCAACGGCAACAGCGTCCGCCTCAGCGTCCCCAGCACCCTCAGCAGCGGCACCTACGCCCTCAAGGTGCAGGCCCGCGGCGACCAGTACAACGGCGCGCCCATCGTCGCCCTGCGCATCAACGGCACCCAGAAAACCACCGCCAACATCACCAGCACCACGTACGCCCCGTACGCGCTCGGCAACTACGCCCTCAAACCCGGCGACACCATCGAAGTGATGTTCACCAACGACATCTGGGGCGGGACCGGCAAGGACCGCAACGCCTACGTCGACTACCTCGACCTGACCGCCAGCAGCACCGCGCCCGCCCCGGCCCCCACCCCCGCCCCGACGCCCGCCCCCACGCCCACCCCGACCCCTGCGCCCGTCACCGGCGGCGTGGACGTGAAGACCTTCGGCGCGAAAGGCGACGGCGTCACCGACGACGCCAACGCGCTGCAGAAAGCGCTCAGCAGCGGCCAGAACCTCGTCTTCCCCGCCGGCACGTACCTGATCAGCCGCCCCCTGGTGCTCAGCGGCACCAACGGCATCACCGTGAGCGCACAGGGCGCCACCCTCAAGGCCGCTTCCGGCTTCGCCGGCACCGCCCTGCTGCACCTCCAGAACACCACCGGCACCACCGTTCGCGGCTTCACGGTCATCGGCGCCACCCAGAGCGGCGCCTGGATCGACGGCATCCGCGTCACCGGCGGCAGCAACGCCACCATCGACGGCAACACCATCCGCAACCTCGGCGGCGACGGCATCACCGTCGAGAACGCTACCCGCACGGTCGTCAACAACAACACCGTCAGCGCCGTCGCCTACCACGGCGTGTGGGGCAACAAGGCCACGCAGCAGACCTGGACCAACAACACCGTCACCGGCTACGGCGCCACCAGCGGCAAACCCGGCATCGGCCTGCTCGGCACGCTCGGCGACACGTACGTCATCAGCGGCAACACCGCCAGCAACTACGGCAACACCGCCATGAAAACCGAAGGGGCCAGCAACGTCACCTTCAGCGGCAACACCGTGAACGGCTTCGCCCGCGACGGCATCAAGATCATGCCCTACCCGGAAGGCGGCGTGACCAGCGTCAAGAACGGCAACCTCGAAAACAACACCGTCCGCGGCTACACCGGCGCCGACGCCCTCGGCAGCAGCGCCTACCAGCTCAGCAGCGTCATCGGGGGCAGCGTCAAGAACAACGCCGCCTACGGCATGACCGGCGACAGCCCCAACGGCTACGAGGACGGCATCCGCCTCCAGGCGCACGGCAGCGGCCCCGTCAGCAGCAACATCACGGTCATCGGCAACAAAATCTACGATCAGATGGTCGCCATCCGCGTCCAGGGCAACAACAACACCATCCAGGACAACACCTTCGAGAACAGCACCCAGCAGGCCGTCGTGTTCAACCAGAACGCCAGCGGGAACGTCTTCACCGGCAACACCTTCACCGGCAAGGTCACGCTCGGCGTCCTGTTCGACCTGGGTGTGAGCGGCACGACCTTCCAGGGCAACACCTTCAGCGGCATGCTGAACGGCATCTACGCGGCCAACAGCGGCAACAACAACAACAACTTCCGCAACAACACGTTCGGCACGGGCGTCCAGAAGGCCATCACCTTCGCCGGCAGCGGCAACACCTGCACCGGCAACACCGGCAGCGGCGTCGCCACCAACTGCAAGTAA
- a CDS encoding serine O-acetyltransferase, whose protein sequence is MTVPQPRTWPELRAYILADLARYEGTVRGEEYTPPPTPAAALRLAARHFWTSPGFKFLVHYRTAKFLRGRGLAYRPLFILARLLHGRYFFKYGMDIPLSCNLGPGVYFGHFGNIIISPDAVVHGQCNIAQGVTIGVTRRGTNVGAPTLHENVWIGANAVVVGNVTLAPGTLVAPLSYVTRSTEPDAVLVGVPAQPMNHHGSAGYVLGKRPARLPEAALSRRPHLADAFEPARHAEAPGHQSALE, encoded by the coding sequence ATGACCGTCCCGCAACCCCGCACCTGGCCGGAACTGCGGGCGTACATCCTCGCGGACCTCGCCCGGTACGAAGGCACCGTCCGCGGCGAGGAGTACACGCCGCCGCCCACGCCGGCCGCCGCGCTGCGCCTCGCGGCCCGCCATTTCTGGACGTCGCCTGGCTTCAAGTTCCTCGTGCACTACCGCACCGCGAAATTCCTCCGCGGGCGCGGCCTCGCGTACCGCCCGCTGTTCATCCTCGCGCGCCTTCTGCACGGCCGGTACTTCTTCAAGTACGGCATGGACATTCCGCTCAGCTGCAACCTCGGGCCGGGCGTGTACTTCGGGCACTTCGGGAACATCATCATCAGTCCGGACGCGGTCGTACACGGGCAGTGCAACATCGCTCAGGGCGTCACCATCGGCGTGACCCGGCGCGGCACGAACGTGGGCGCGCCCACCCTGCACGAGAACGTGTGGATCGGCGCGAACGCGGTCGTCGTGGGGAACGTCACGCTCGCGCCGGGCACGCTCGTCGCGCCGCTCAGTTACGTGACGCGCAGCACCGAGCCGGACGCGGTGCTGGTCGGCGTTCCTGCCCAGCCCATGAATCACCACGGCTCGGCCGGGTACGTGCTCGGGAAGCGCCCCGCGCGCCTGCCGGAAGCGGCTTTGTCGCGTCGCCCGCACCTGGCGGACGCGTTCGAGCCCGCCCGCCACGCGGAGGCACCGGGGCACCAAAGCGCCCTGGAGTAG
- a CDS encoding glycosyltransferase family 2 protein, with the protein MTDPHRPRVAIILVNYNNAALTDACLASLQTLTHPHDVIVVDNGSTDDSLAHLRARHPDLHLVHFPVNVGFTAANNAGCRAALTQPVEYLWFLNNDTVVAPDALTELVAAARADPALGAVSSLLYEMREPERLQSTGGGHVRLWRGTAELHTHDVPAGELHFVAGTSLLVRRAAIDAVGLLDEGFFMYWEDADFSFRLRRAGWTIAVAPRARVWHLGCASMGQSTREHKSLAWELHFTRSAVRFFRKHAPLPIAPLLLGPGLYLVKRVLRRQWPRARAVASGALQGLRAAPAPRLAPATLAKRGTP; encoded by the coding sequence ATGACTGACCCTCACCGTCCGCGCGTCGCGATCATCCTCGTGAACTACAACAACGCCGCCCTCACCGACGCGTGCCTCGCGTCCCTGCAGACGCTCACCCATCCGCACGACGTGATCGTCGTCGATAACGGCTCCACCGACGACTCCCTCGCGCACCTGCGCGCCCGCCACCCGGACCTCCACCTCGTGCACTTCCCCGTGAACGTCGGGTTTACCGCCGCGAACAACGCCGGGTGCCGCGCCGCGCTCACGCAGCCCGTCGAGTACCTGTGGTTCCTGAACAACGACACTGTCGTCGCGCCCGACGCGCTCACTGAACTCGTCGCGGCCGCGCGGGCCGACCCGGCCCTCGGCGCCGTCAGCAGCCTGCTGTACGAGATGCGCGAACCCGAACGCCTGCAGAGCACCGGCGGCGGCCACGTGCGCCTGTGGCGCGGCACGGCTGAACTCCACACCCATGACGTCCCCGCGGGCGAACTGCACTTCGTGGCGGGCACCAGCCTGCTCGTGCGCCGCGCGGCCATCGACGCCGTCGGCCTACTCGACGAGGGCTTCTTCATGTACTGGGAGGACGCGGACTTCAGCTTCCGCCTGCGCCGCGCCGGCTGGACGATCGCCGTCGCGCCACGCGCGCGCGTCTGGCACCTCGGCTGCGCCAGCATGGGCCAGAGCACCCGCGAACACAAGAGCCTCGCGTGGGAACTGCACTTCACGCGCAGCGCCGTCCGCTTCTTCCGCAAGCACGCCCCGCTGCCGATCGCCCCACTGCTGCTCGGCCCCGGCCTGTACCTCGTGAAACGCGTCCTGCGCCGACAGTGGCCGCGCGCGCGCGCCGTCGCGAGCGGCGCCCTCCAGGGCCTGCGCGCCGCGCCCGCCCCGCGCCTCGCGCCCGCCACACTCGCGAAACGGGGCACGCCATGA